In Massilia antarctica, the following are encoded in one genomic region:
- a CDS encoding helix-turn-helix domain-containing protein, with protein MDTIHTRIKQRREELGMSMKELAEKVGVSAWQTVQQWEKEGGTAPKRSRLQAVADALQTTPEFLTYGSAVAQVAALGNEMLTSLSTLLTDLERGMVEDRERRRKLLSPQAVLIGAAFDKLTTKRQRDAILSQLQAFEVWEWGELEK; from the coding sequence ATGGATACCATACACACTCGAATTAAGCAGCGCCGTGAAGAACTCGGTATGTCAATGAAAGAGTTGGCGGAAAAGGTCGGCGTCTCTGCATGGCAGACTGTTCAACAGTGGGAGAAAGAAGGAGGCACCGCTCCTAAGCGATCACGGCTGCAAGCGGTTGCCGACGCACTGCAAACGACTCCTGAATTTCTAACCTATGGATCAGCAGTTGCTCAGGTGGCGGCTTTGGGCAACGAAATGCTCACGTCACTCAGCACTTTGCTAACTGACCTCGAAAGAGGAATGGTCGAAGATAGAGAGCGGCGTCGGAAATTGCTTTCGCCTCAGGCTGTGTTAATTGGCGCGGCCTTCGACAAGCTGACTACAAAACGTCAACGGGACGCGATACTTTCACAATTGCAAGCCTTTGAAGTATGGGAATGGGGAGAGCTAGAGAAATAA
- a CDS encoding transcriptional regulator codes for MNGIDKTIAYFGGLASAARALGVGRYQVVQSWRAVNRVPAEHCTRIEELTGGEIRCEELNDRVDWAVVRNSHSRPT; via the coding sequence ATGAACGGAATCGACAAAACTATCGCGTACTTCGGCGGCCTTGCATCCGCCGCTCGGGCCCTCGGAGTTGGGCGTTACCAAGTTGTTCAGTCGTGGCGAGCTGTCAACCGTGTTCCGGCTGAGCACTGCACGCGAATCGAAGAACTGACTGGCGGGGAAATCCGCTGCGAAGAACTCAATGATCGGGTTGACTGGGCAGTAGTTAGAAACTCGCACTCGCGCCCCACCTAA
- a CDS encoding ParB N-terminal domain-containing protein, giving the protein MSEILTLPIDVISIRGGTQSRVALHQDTVADYAEVIRLGGELPPVVVFNDGESTGMWLADGFHRFHAHLAAGAAEIICDVRAGSQRDAILFSAGANVAHGLRRTNDDKRRAVSILLGDEEWSKWSDREIARVCGVGNKFVGDVRASICVPNTDAPAVRVVERNGKKYEQNVSNIGKAEPAPAPPAAKQPDAAAEEARAATPGAATAAMAEPQPADVAPDADSSEQVELTEVDALREQVAELSESLRTTLADNEMMGRVFDADDQLKAAMDEAARQKAIAVNAERTLAAKSGEFIERAKAVTYWQRRAEKAEKQLARLKAAA; this is encoded by the coding sequence ATGTCCGAAATTTTGACCCTCCCTATTGACGTGATCAGCATCCGTGGCGGAACGCAATCGCGTGTCGCGCTGCATCAGGATACCGTTGCTGATTATGCCGAGGTGATTCGCCTGGGAGGCGAGCTCCCCCCCGTGGTGGTCTTCAACGATGGCGAAAGCACTGGGATGTGGCTCGCGGACGGCTTCCACCGTTTCCATGCGCACCTCGCCGCTGGCGCTGCTGAGATCATCTGCGATGTGCGCGCCGGCTCGCAGCGCGATGCAATCCTGTTTTCGGCCGGCGCAAACGTCGCGCACGGCCTGCGTCGTACGAACGACGACAAGCGCCGGGCCGTCTCGATCCTGCTTGGTGACGAGGAATGGTCGAAGTGGAGCGACCGCGAAATTGCACGTGTCTGCGGCGTGGGCAATAAATTTGTCGGCGACGTTCGCGCTTCCATCTGTGTTCCGAACACAGATGCACCAGCGGTTCGCGTTGTTGAGCGCAATGGCAAGAAGTACGAGCAGAACGTCAGCAACATCGGCAAAGCCGAACCAGCGCCAGCGCCGCCGGCAGCAAAGCAGCCGGACGCCGCAGCAGAAGAGGCGCGGGCAGCAACGCCTGGCGCAGCAACTGCGGCAATGGCCGAGCCCCAGCCAGCAGATGTGGCGCCAGACGCCGATTCGTCCGAGCAGGTGGAGCTGACCGAAGTTGACGCACTGCGCGAACAGGTGGCGGAATTATCAGAAAGCCTGCGCACCACGCTGGCCGACAACGAAATGATGGGTCGCGTGTTCGATGCGGACGACCAGCTCAAGGCCGCCATGGACGAAGCCGCGCGCCAAAAGGCCATCGCTGTCAATGCCGAGCGCACCCTCGCCGCAAAGTCGGGCGAATTTATCGAGCGCGCCAAGGCTGTCACCTACTGGCAGCGCCGCGCCGAAAAGGCCGAGAAGCAGTTGGCCCGCCTGAAGGCCGCAGCATGA
- a CDS encoding DEAD/DEAH box helicase: protein MTPNYASTKFPTPRPFQTSAREKLREGFKAGHRCQMVMSPTGSGKTILAMFLTHEALMRDKRVIFVADRRTLINQTSEVADSLGLIQHSVMMAGHWRFDPSRNFQIASAQTLARRSWPDADLIIVDEAHTQLKAVTDHIQTCRAAVIGLSATPFSAGLGKLYQNLVNATTMRDLTDSGVLVPMRVLSCTKVNMKGAATAGGEWTDQAAQERGMEIVGDVVHEWIKHAENRKTIVFGATIAHCEALAREFNNAGILATVFTAETTEPERKEILADFKAAGTALRVLISVEALAKGFDQRDVSCVCDVRPLRKSLSTAIQMWGRGLRASSETGKTDLLLLDFSGNIIRFAEDYEAIFHDGLDALDMGEKLDKTIRKDADEDEGDHPANCPQCQFSPFRKRCMSCGFEIIKENLIEHEAGEMVEFKVGKAVVGNKLDVWQQACTLCRNQGKPETARRRAYHLFKSITGSEPTGLPAFDAISNVPISRAVMNKAKANAIAYRAGAR from the coding sequence ATGACCCCGAACTACGCAAGTACCAAATTCCCGACGCCGCGCCCGTTCCAGACCAGCGCGCGCGAAAAGCTGCGCGAAGGCTTCAAGGCCGGCCACCGGTGCCAGATGGTCATGAGCCCGACGGGTTCCGGCAAAACTATCCTGGCCATGTTCCTGACGCACGAAGCGCTTATGCGCGACAAGCGCGTCATCTTCGTAGCGGACCGCCGCACGCTGATCAATCAGACTTCCGAGGTGGCCGACTCTCTTGGGCTTATCCAGCATTCCGTGATGATGGCGGGGCACTGGCGCTTTGACCCGTCCCGCAATTTCCAGATTGCCAGCGCGCAGACTCTCGCCCGCCGCTCGTGGCCCGATGCCGACCTGATCATTGTCGATGAAGCGCACACCCAGCTCAAGGCGGTGACGGACCATATCCAGACCTGCCGCGCCGCAGTGATCGGGCTGAGCGCCACGCCGTTTAGCGCCGGCCTGGGCAAGCTGTATCAGAACCTGGTCAACGCCACAACCATGCGCGACCTGACCGATTCAGGCGTGCTGGTGCCGATGCGCGTTTTGTCGTGCACCAAGGTCAACATGAAGGGTGCGGCCACTGCCGGAGGTGAGTGGACGGACCAGGCCGCGCAAGAACGCGGGATGGAAATCGTTGGCGACGTGGTGCACGAGTGGATCAAGCACGCCGAGAACCGCAAGACCATCGTGTTCGGCGCCACCATTGCCCACTGCGAAGCGCTGGCGCGTGAATTCAACAATGCCGGGATTTTGGCTACCGTTTTCACCGCCGAGACAACTGAGCCGGAGCGCAAGGAAATTCTTGCGGACTTCAAGGCAGCAGGTACCGCGCTGCGCGTGCTCATTTCGGTTGAGGCACTTGCCAAAGGTTTCGACCAACGGGACGTGAGCTGTGTTTGCGACGTACGCCCGCTACGCAAGTCGTTGTCGACTGCCATCCAGATGTGGGGCCGCGGCCTGCGCGCTTCGTCGGAGACAGGCAAGACCGATCTCCTGCTGCTTGATTTTTCGGGGAACATCATCCGCTTTGCCGAGGACTACGAGGCGATCTTCCACGATGGCCTGGACGCCCTGGACATGGGCGAAAAGCTCGACAAGACCATTCGTAAGGACGCCGACGAAGACGAAGGCGACCACCCCGCGAATTGCCCGCAATGCCAGTTTTCGCCATTTCGCAAGCGCTGCATGTCGTGCGGCTTCGAGATCATCAAGGAAAACTTGATCGAGCACGAAGCCGGTGAGATGGTCGAATTCAAGGTCGGCAAAGCTGTTGTCGGCAACAAGCTGGACGTGTGGCAGCAAGCATGCACGTTGTGCCGCAACCAGGGCAAGCCGGAGACTGCGCGCCGCCGCGCGTATCACCTTTTCAAAAGCATCACGGGCTCCGAGCCTACGGGTCTTCCTGCCTTTGACGCCATTTCGAATGTGCCTATCTCAAGGGCTGTAATGAACAAAGCAAAGGCGAACGCGATCGCTTACAGGGCGGGCGCACGATGA
- a CDS encoding PriCT-2 domain-containing protein — protein sequence MSIQKAITALFFVPPHDRETWVRMGMAMKAEFLEDGFDPWDAWSQGAESYNALAAKSVWRSIGAVGKIGIGTLFHEAAANGWRDNGEHRGPLTAQEEAERRRARAVRDAAIAAEEACKQRGYRQAAAHAQRLIGSCLMTTHYYLNAKGLPDALALVADTQLVVPMRCMETNALRGAQTIEWIPGERRWDKKMAPGMRARGAVLRLGNQRAQETFLCEGYATGLSIELAARRMRLNACVLVCFSDSNMVHVAPMVTGRAFVIADNDASQAGEKAAIKTALPYRMSDVVGEDANDLHQRAGLMALCSLLMAVRMS from the coding sequence ATGAGTATTCAAAAAGCTATCACCGCGTTGTTCTTCGTACCTCCGCACGACCGCGAAACATGGGTGCGCATGGGCATGGCCATGAAGGCAGAATTTCTTGAGGATGGCTTCGATCCGTGGGACGCCTGGAGCCAGGGCGCCGAGTCGTACAACGCCCTGGCGGCGAAGTCGGTTTGGCGCAGCATCGGCGCCGTTGGCAAGATCGGTATCGGCACACTGTTTCACGAGGCGGCCGCGAACGGTTGGCGGGACAACGGGGAGCATCGTGGCCCGCTTACTGCGCAGGAAGAGGCGGAGCGGCGCCGTGCACGCGCCGTACGGGATGCTGCTATCGCCGCCGAGGAAGCGTGCAAGCAGCGAGGCTATCGCCAGGCCGCAGCGCACGCGCAGCGCCTGATCGGCAGCTGCCTGATGACGACTCACTACTACCTCAACGCCAAGGGCCTCCCCGATGCGTTGGCGCTGGTGGCCGACACACAGCTGGTCGTGCCTATGCGCTGCATGGAGACCAACGCGTTGCGCGGCGCGCAAACGATCGAATGGATTCCCGGTGAGCGTCGATGGGACAAAAAGATGGCGCCTGGGATGCGCGCGCGTGGCGCTGTGCTCAGGCTGGGCAACCAGCGGGCACAGGAGACGTTTTTATGCGAAGGGTACGCCACGGGCCTATCCATCGAACTTGCGGCCCGCAGGATGCGCCTGAACGCGTGCGTACTGGTCTGCTTTAGCGATTCCAACATGGTGCACGTCGCTCCGATGGTCACAGGTCGGGCCTTCGTCATCGCTGACAACGATGCGTCCCAGGCAGGCGAGAAGGCTGCGATCAAAACCGCGCTGCCGTACCGCATGAGCGATGTGGTCGGCGAGGACGCAAACGACCTGCACCAGCGCGCCGGCCTGATGGCTCTGTGCTCGCTCCTGATGGCTGTCCGCATGAGTTGA
- a CDS encoding ParB/RepB/Spo0J family partition protein codes for MGQVNESAPTGLRNEKPAVSLKVMKERGMPGVSTVKSWGVDPRLVQFEPGFNRPINREHVESIKASLRAGHELDDIKVRIEDGVIIAVDGHHRVTAAVEWLAEPGVREPDGGFQLGAKQFRGGDAERVIHLITSSQGLGLTPLERSAQYRKLVGWGWTPAAIAEAVGRSVQNVSDALVLADANSDVKQAVTEKQISASNAAKIVRQSGGRAGAVIAEHVEAARLQGKAKATAKQIAGNTPKDLVSAIRREIDSGGTFRAEELCPSFADLITYLRGTPTSRAADQAQQSK; via the coding sequence ATGGGTCAAGTCAACGAGTCGGCACCAACAGGTCTGCGCAACGAGAAGCCAGCAGTTTCGCTCAAGGTCATGAAGGAGCGCGGCATGCCCGGCGTGTCGACGGTAAAGAGCTGGGGCGTCGATCCGCGCCTGGTGCAGTTTGAGCCTGGCTTCAACAGGCCGATCAACCGCGAGCACGTGGAGTCGATCAAGGCATCGTTGCGCGCCGGGCACGAGCTGGACGATATCAAGGTCCGGATCGAGGATGGCGTGATCATCGCGGTTGACGGCCACCATCGGGTAACCGCGGCTGTCGAATGGTTGGCAGAGCCGGGCGTACGCGAACCGGACGGTGGCTTCCAGCTGGGCGCCAAGCAGTTCCGTGGCGGTGATGCAGAGCGCGTCATTCACCTGATCACCAGCTCGCAAGGCCTGGGCCTCACACCCTTGGAACGGTCGGCGCAGTATCGCAAGCTGGTTGGATGGGGCTGGACGCCGGCAGCGATCGCAGAAGCTGTCGGCCGGTCAGTGCAGAACGTAAGCGATGCCCTGGTGCTGGCTGACGCAAACAGCGACGTGAAACAGGCCGTTACCGAGAAGCAGATCAGCGCAAGCAATGCCGCAAAGATCGTGCGCCAGAGCGGCGGGCGCGCCGGCGCCGTCATCGCTGAGCACGTCGAGGCTGCACGGCTCCAAGGCAAGGCAAAGGCCACGGCCAAGCAGATCGCCGGGAACACACCCAAGGATCTGGTGTCTGCAATACGTCGGGAGATCGATAGCGGTGGAACCTTTCGCGCAGAAGAGCTGTGCCCGAGCTTTGCCGATCTGATCACCTACCTGCGCGGCACGCCCACCTCGCGTGCAGCGGACCAGGCCCAGCAATCGAAATAA
- a CDS encoding prohibitin family protein, with protein sequence MSLVNRYKVQLPSGREALNTFAVVRDAVLVLIILFVLSAFWPFRTVPTGSRGVITQFGAIKGIQNEGLVILAPWEKLALFSVRAEEAKIENADGSTSDTQPVKVSMTVRYSISVARVAEVYEKYSHDGDLSSYVQTATQEAFKAVTARYTAPDLIAQRARVSGDIAAALRTKLELYGAQVINIDMRNFAFSDDYMKAISAKVTQEQLRLGAENKLKTVEAEQKQKVAIAEAEASALRAKADGEAYANLKVATAQAEALKVQNAALAQNKDVLELRRIEVEHTKAERWDGKLPVNMYAGAPIPFLTMGK encoded by the coding sequence ATGAGCTTAGTCAATCGTTACAAAGTGCAGCTCCCAAGCGGGCGCGAGGCGCTGAACACATTCGCTGTTGTGCGCGACGCGGTGCTGGTGCTGATCATCCTTTTCGTGCTCTCCGCCTTCTGGCCGTTCCGGACGGTGCCAACTGGCTCGCGCGGCGTCATCACGCAGTTCGGCGCGATCAAGGGCATTCAGAACGAAGGCCTGGTCATCTTGGCCCCATGGGAAAAGCTGGCGCTGTTCAGCGTACGCGCCGAAGAAGCGAAGATCGAGAACGCCGACGGCAGCACGAGCGACACGCAGCCGGTCAAGGTCAGCATGACGGTGCGCTACAGCATTTCGGTCGCCAGGGTGGCCGAGGTGTACGAAAAGTACAGCCATGACGGCGATCTGTCTTCCTACGTGCAGACGGCGACCCAGGAAGCATTCAAGGCTGTGACGGCGCGCTACACGGCGCCAGACCTGATCGCCCAGCGCGCCCGCGTATCGGGCGACATCGCGGCAGCTCTGCGCACGAAGCTCGAATTGTACGGCGCCCAGGTGATCAATATCGACATGAGGAACTTCGCATTCTCCGATGACTACATGAAGGCGATCAGCGCCAAGGTAACGCAGGAGCAGCTGCGCCTGGGCGCCGAAAACAAGCTCAAGACTGTTGAGGCAGAACAGAAACAGAAGGTGGCCATTGCCGAGGCCGAAGCGTCAGCGCTGCGTGCCAAAGCGGACGGCGAGGCCTATGCCAACCTGAAAGTGGCAACCGCCCAGGCCGAGGCGCTCAAGGTGCAGAACGCCGCGCTGGCGCAGAACAAGGATGTGCTCGAACTGCGCCGCATCGAGGTTGAGCACACGAAGGCTGAACGTTGGGATGGAAAGCTGCCGGTCAACATGTACGCCGGCGCGCCAATTCCGTTTTTGACTATGGGCAAATAA
- a CDS encoding DUF2158 domain-containing protein has product MSNTDHTKITSLIEQRIRDEVQHEGRKAVDAFVAVIEAELAKIGVSIMQVSMYRFVDEVRTEHLNNLVNDRIVALVKQLVQAGQPTAKAEPAAPTFQVGDKVVLKSGGPVMTIKRFGANGQAVCAWASDNFSGSHDFAPHCLVRAGTVQYNCVSS; this is encoded by the coding sequence ATGAGCAACACTGACCACACCAAGATCACAAGCCTCATCGAGCAGCGCATCCGTGACGAGGTGCAGCACGAGGGCCGCAAAGCTGTCGATGCCTTCGTCGCGGTGATCGAGGCTGAGCTCGCCAAGATTGGCGTCTCCATCATGCAAGTCTCCATGTATAGGTTCGTAGATGAGGTACGCACCGAGCACCTCAACAACCTGGTCAACGATCGCATCGTCGCATTGGTAAAGCAGCTGGTGCAGGCAGGACAGCCAACCGCCAAGGCTGAGCCCGCAGCACCTACGTTCCAAGTAGGCGACAAGGTGGTGCTGAAATCAGGCGGGCCTGTGATGACCATCAAACGATTCGGCGCTAACGGTCAGGCGGTGTGTGCATGGGCGAGCGACAACTTCTCTGGAAGTCATGACTTCGCGCCTCATTGCCTCGTCCGCGCCGGCACAGTGCAATACAACTGCGTAAGCTCGTGA
- a CDS encoding HNH endonuclease, giving the protein MCKRPGYLVDHIKPLCEGGTNEDSNKQLLCAPCHDVKSAREAAARAAGESVR; this is encoded by the coding sequence ATGTGCAAGAGGCCGGGCTACCTGGTTGACCACATCAAGCCGCTGTGTGAAGGCGGAACGAACGAAGATAGCAACAAGCAGCTGCTGTGCGCTCCGTGCCATGACGTGAAGTCGGCACGAGAGGCAGCGGCGCGCGCAGCCGGCGAGAGCGTGCGATGA
- a CDS encoding terminase large subunit, with product MTQSTACLDWERRIVARESLICFPPAYPDRAAEAWEIVGGFRLVDIDGHPMIRDASLPWLREFVEAVFGSETPEGRRIINEFLFMVSKKNAKSTIAAAIMLCALIMNWRSQAELLILSPTKEIADNSYKPIATMIRADPELEALLKVQDHFRLITHTQNGATLKVVAADSDAVSGKKASFVFVDELHEFGKQARASNMLLEATGGLTSRPEGFVIYATTQSAEPPAGVFKDKLGYARKVRDGIVHDHRFLPIIYEFPAAMLESGAARDLNNAYVTNPNWGRSVDIERMTQLHRTAKEGDEGKFKEFLAKHLNIEIGLSLGSDRWAGADFWEAAGDPALSLDTLLERCEVAVVGVDGGGLDDLLGLAVIGRERGTGRWLHWGHAWAHRIVLERRKEIAPRLMDFQKDGDLTIVEVPGPDVRDVADIICRIRDAGILPSKHGIGVDGAGIGAVVKELSSREFSIETGGDIVAISQGWRLNGAIKDTERLIAGGEFIHCGRPIMAWSVSNARVEQQRNAISINKQVSGTAKIDPLMALFDAASLMALNPASEGDISDFLNDPISA from the coding sequence ATGACACAGTCCACAGCGTGCCTAGATTGGGAACGCAGGATTGTTGCGCGTGAATCACTGATCTGTTTTCCGCCAGCGTACCCAGATCGGGCCGCCGAGGCCTGGGAGATAGTTGGGGGATTTCGGCTTGTCGATATTGACGGGCATCCGATGATTCGCGATGCCTCCCTGCCTTGGCTGCGCGAATTCGTCGAGGCGGTTTTTGGATCAGAAACGCCAGAGGGCCGCCGAATTATCAACGAGTTCTTATTTATGGTCAGCAAGAAGAACGCAAAAAGTACGATCGCCGCGGCGATTATGCTTTGTGCGCTGATCATGAATTGGCGATCCCAAGCCGAATTGTTGATCCTGAGTCCCACGAAAGAAATCGCGGACAACAGTTACAAGCCCATCGCCACGATGATCCGGGCAGACCCGGAACTTGAGGCACTGCTCAAGGTGCAGGATCACTTTAGGCTGATCACGCACACGCAGAATGGGGCGACGTTGAAGGTGGTGGCCGCCGATAGTGATGCGGTCTCGGGGAAAAAAGCGTCATTCGTCTTCGTCGACGAGTTGCATGAGTTTGGTAAGCAGGCCAGAGCCTCGAACATGCTGCTAGAAGCGACCGGTGGATTGACCTCGCGGCCTGAAGGCTTCGTCATCTATGCGACCACCCAATCAGCAGAGCCGCCTGCTGGTGTATTCAAGGACAAACTTGGCTACGCACGCAAAGTTCGCGACGGCATCGTGCATGACCATCGATTCCTACCGATCATCTATGAATTTCCTGCAGCGATGCTTGAATCTGGCGCCGCACGGGACTTGAATAATGCATATGTGACAAACCCTAACTGGGGGCGCTCGGTAGACATTGAGCGTATGACCCAACTGCACCGCACGGCCAAAGAGGGAGACGAGGGAAAGTTCAAGGAATTTCTTGCTAAGCACCTAAACATCGAAATAGGCCTGAGTCTCGGCTCCGATCGCTGGGCCGGCGCCGATTTTTGGGAGGCTGCTGGCGACCCGGCACTATCTCTGGATACCCTGCTCGAACGGTGCGAGGTCGCGGTAGTTGGGGTCGACGGTGGCGGACTCGATGACTTGCTTGGCCTAGCGGTAATCGGTCGCGAGCGAGGAACGGGCCGCTGGCTTCATTGGGGGCATGCGTGGGCGCACAGAATTGTGCTGGAGCGCCGGAAGGAGATCGCGCCGCGGCTGATGGATTTCCAGAAGGATGGCGACCTGACAATCGTTGAGGTGCCAGGTCCGGATGTCAGAGACGTGGCAGATATTATTTGCAGAATCAGGGACGCCGGCATCCTCCCCTCCAAGCACGGCATCGGCGTTGACGGCGCTGGCATTGGAGCAGTGGTTAAGGAGCTGAGTTCAAGGGAGTTCTCAATTGAAACTGGCGGCGACATTGTCGCTATTAGCCAGGGCTGGCGCCTGAACGGCGCCATAAAAGACACTGAACGGCTAATAGCTGGCGGTGAATTCATACATTGCGGCCGGCCGATCATGGCTTGGTCCGTGAGCAACGCTCGTGTTGAGCAGCAGCGCAACGCAATCAGCATAAATAAGCAGGTTTCTGGGACGGCGAAGATCGACCCGTTGATGGCCCTGTTCGACGCAGCGTCATTGATGGCGCTGAACCCCGCAAGCGAAGGAGACATCAGTGATTTTCTCAACGACCCGATCAGCGCATGA
- a CDS encoding phage portal protein, producing MNFLSSFRGWLGRGGATAETPGTQSGLPSAALTPDTASVGVDGALQISTVWACIDRRATLVASLPFFAYEQVGGEKVLARKSRLYELLHESPNSRMTPFDFWRAMMMNHDLRGNAYARIDRDGAGEAVAMWPMPADQVESEVLENGSMIYKYRIGNDVAVLSDRNVLHIKNLGNGTTGMAKLEFMRATTDEAAKSQTNASRLFASGGKPSGVLMIDKVLDKEQRATVKRNFVDMAEGGLSRLFVLEAGMSYVPMGLSPVDQQLLETRKFTAEQLCQWLDVPPVLVHHTNVTAWGSGIEQLIQGFYTTALRPMLINIEQAVRKRVMTPRQRATMTVEFSLDALLRGNPKDRAEILAKLIQNGVITRAEARQLEGWPYKEGTDVLTAQTNLAPLAMLGQVKPASGGAGADIAQ from the coding sequence ATGAATTTTCTTAGTTCCTTTCGCGGCTGGCTTGGCCGAGGCGGCGCCACTGCGGAAACGCCTGGCACGCAGTCGGGGCTTCCAAGCGCGGCCCTGACGCCTGATACAGCCAGCGTGGGCGTCGATGGTGCGCTGCAAATCAGCACCGTGTGGGCGTGCATCGACCGCCGCGCGACGCTGGTGGCAAGCCTACCGTTCTTCGCCTATGAGCAGGTGGGCGGCGAGAAGGTACTCGCGCGCAAATCGCGGCTGTACGAGCTGCTGCATGAATCGCCCAACAGCCGCATGACCCCGTTCGATTTCTGGCGCGCCATGATGATGAATCACGACCTGCGCGGCAACGCTTACGCGCGTATCGACCGCGACGGCGCTGGCGAGGCGGTTGCCATGTGGCCGATGCCTGCCGATCAAGTCGAATCCGAAGTGCTCGAAAACGGCTCGATGATTTACAAGTACCGCATCGGCAACGATGTCGCCGTCCTATCGGACCGCAATGTGCTGCACATCAAGAACCTGGGGAACGGCACAACCGGCATGGCGAAACTGGAGTTCATGCGCGCCACGACCGACGAGGCCGCAAAGTCGCAGACCAACGCCAGCCGATTGTTCGCGTCCGGCGGCAAGCCTTCCGGGGTGCTGATGATCGACAAGGTGCTCGACAAAGAACAGCGCGCAACGGTCAAGCGCAACTTCGTGGATATGGCCGAGGGCGGCTTGTCCCGGCTATTCGTGCTGGAGGCGGGCATGTCGTACGTGCCAATGGGCCTAAGCCCGGTCGACCAGCAGTTGCTGGAAACGCGCAAGTTCACCGCCGAGCAGCTGTGCCAATGGCTTGACGTGCCGCCGGTGCTGGTCCACCACACGAACGTCACCGCCTGGGGTTCAGGTATCGAACAGTTGATCCAGGGTTTCTACACCACGGCGTTGCGCCCCATGCTCATCAACATCGAGCAGGCCGTGCGCAAGCGCGTGATGACCCCGCGCCAGCGCGCCACCATGACTGTGGAATTCAGCCTCGATGCGCTCCTGCGCGGCAACCCCAAGGACCGGGCCGAAATCCTTGCGAAGCTGATTCAAAACGGCGTCATCACCCGCGCCGAAGCCCGTCAACTGGAGGGCTGGCCGTACAAGGAAGGCACCGACGTGCTGACCGCTCAGACGAACCTGGCACCGCTTGCGATGCTTGGCCAGGTCAAACCAGCTTCCGGCGGCGCCGGCGCAGATATCGCCCAATAA
- a CDS encoding HK97 family phage prohead protease: protein MEHKALAIADAQFKLEGDDATFVGYASTFGNVDSYGDTIVKGAYADTLATYGLPKMFFNHDSSAVPIGKWVEAKEDDYGLLLRGEFTPGNALAQEVKAALKHGTVDSMSIGYALKKGDYEDTPTGRTIKRVARLAETSIVTFPADKFARVDLSSVKAFADDLAQVETIRDFEYFLRDAGNFSKGAAQALTARAKALFSLRDAGDDVGAIKNEAEIVARLERMTQ from the coding sequence ATGGAGCACAAAGCACTTGCCATCGCAGACGCGCAATTCAAGCTGGAAGGCGACGATGCCACGTTCGTTGGCTACGCCTCGACCTTCGGGAACGTGGATTCGTACGGCGACACCATCGTCAAGGGCGCCTACGCCGACACCCTGGCCACCTACGGCCTACCGAAGATGTTCTTCAACCACGATTCAAGCGCCGTCCCGATCGGCAAATGGGTCGAGGCGAAGGAGGACGACTACGGTCTGTTGCTGCGCGGCGAGTTCACGCCGGGCAATGCGCTCGCCCAAGAGGTCAAAGCGGCCCTGAAACACGGCACCGTCGACTCGATGAGCATCGGTTACGCCCTGAAGAAAGGCGATTACGAGGACACGCCGACCGGCCGGACCATCAAACGGGTCGCGCGCTTAGCTGAAACGTCGATTGTCACTTTTCCGGCCGACAAGTTCGCACGCGTGGACCTGTCGAGCGTGAAGGCATTCGCTGACGACCTGGCGCAAGTCGAAACCATTCGAGATTTTGAATATTTCCTGCGGGATGCGGGGAATTTCAGTAAAGGGGCGGCGCAAGCGCTGACCGCCCGCGCCAAGGCGCTGTTTTCCCTGCGGGACGCGGGCGACGACGTCGGGGCGATCAAGAACGAGGCCGAAATCGTGGCCCGGCTTGAGCGCATGACGCAATAA